The sequence CTAAAACAAAATGTCCAAAATGAAATTAATAATGTCCCTAATAATTTTGCCGGTCATCATGTAGATGAATTATCACGTCTGAACAACATAACAGTGAACACACGATAATAACTAGGACGGACACATTAGGAAATCAGCGGTAGTTGGCTACCGCTGTAGTGCTGCAAATTAAATGACCATTCAACACACACTTTAACGATCAACTGTAGTGCGGCACAGCGGCTTACAATCAATCCATGGCCCACCACAGACGCTCGTCAGAACTTACTCATATGTCCATACTATGGACAGAGAACTACCGCGATACGAGTCGTCCGTCTACCATTTTCTTAGCGTGAACAAAATAAGGAGTATCATGacgttaaagcagcgcaaaacaGCGGGGTGCGATAATAAGAGCTGTGATCAGTGGAAAAATGGCAAAACAAGAGATGAGTACCAACTTTATATTTGTTTGAAAATGAGCATACATGCGACATATTCCGGCATGAAGGGCATGTAGTGCGTGTATAGAACCACTGAAATGATCTCGTTGATGCAATTAATATGGACTCTTCGCACCCGTTCACTTGAGGCTTCTTTTAAAGCTGTTATTCAATTTCGttgatactgctgctgctgccagaTTGAGGTGCCTCTTGATATGTCTTGTTTATTAGAGTCCTGCAgtgaaaaaacaataattttGCAAACGTTCTTGCTAGACTCGATAAACACCATGAAAATATCGTGTATACAAATTGTTTCAGACGATTAGAGTATGTGCTTACTGGCTGTAGACCGTTTTCATATTTGTAAACCTAgatttcctgcgatgcagtttcGCACAACTCGGCTAGtcacttcaagtcacccgagaagtgttgctgtttcgaactaaATCGGTCTGACGACGCGAAAACGAGCtttcactgcgccgtctcttacaacgagcatctcgggtgcgcgcgcgcctgctcggtagccccacgctcgtggccgctgcagtgaccaaataatttcaaaattaacgtcttcagtgccggcaaaaCCTTTTTCGGTAACGCTGGCGTtttaataaaaaagtcacagtttcgccgcaagggcgaagcaatgaatgcgatagcaagaaactaatgctatacgaagtgaggctcgccaatggatactctcagtttgtaCACCGCTCCTGTTGctaaggcggccgaagcagcgaagcaaactagcgtgcttcaagttgAGGGTAAAAACAGAATGAAATGATTAATTCAAGAAAGTTCGTTGTAAAAGCTTGGCAAGAAATAAACGTAGCGTAGTTACCTAAAACTAACCGTGCTAAATTATAACCGAGTCCGCATGCACCTTTTCTAAATTACCATGAAATCATGATGTAGGACCACGTTAAACATTGCGTCAACGACTGAGATGGTGGAAGCAACTTTAGGATGTCTTCCTCATAAGTTGCACCATGTGCTCAGTAAAGGCAAGTTTCTAGAGAAATTGTTTTTTCGCGCTGAAGCTAGTGAGTCGATATGGAAATAAAATCTTACAGCTACTGCGTTAGTCGCGATTATTCATGTGGTACATGGTGTTACGCGAGTTTCTCCATAGTGTGTTTAAAAATAAAATAGTGTACATCCGAAACTCGTTATAACCAAGTAGCATCAAGACCATAATTTAGTTCGTTATATACGATATTCGTCGTAAGAGTAGCGATACAATTCGACTGCCACAAATCGGGGATCTGGCTCGCGAAAAATTCTAGATAGAGAAACGCAGTAATATCGGCTTCAAACGTACGATTAACAAGGTAATCTTTGCCTATTTCCATCTGGTATTTCAAACATCTCGTCAAACTGTAGCGCAATCAATCACATGcggctttttttcctttttttgcgcaaAATGAGCAAGATTTTCTGCCGCTATCGCTACtttttcaaacaaataaaaatgcggttgggaattgtccttcagcgttttttttttctttttatgctatCCTTGGAATATTGAGCCTGGTGTGAACCATATATTTCCTTCGTTGAAGCCGATATTGCGTTGGCTCTGGTATTTTCCTTTTCGTTATTGTAGAataaatcaggggcgtagccaaggggggggggttgggggggttcaaccccccccccccccgaaatttttcaattttgcttgcgtatataggcacgcacacatacaaacgcacgcacgaacatacataaagtatggttgaacccccccccccccccgaaaaaaatttctggctacgcccctggaataaATAATACTGAAATAAAGCGTGACCAAACAACATTCGTACTTAGTTTGCTCTAACCGCTAAACCACTATAACAGTGGTCGTTGTACCGAGGTTCAGCTGTATTATTGAAGAGAGTGCGAACTTGAGCCGGTTTCTGCAAGTCGCTTCGAAAACAAGTCATAGATCAATATGCTGGATATATAGAAGGAAAGGAAACAAACAGCCCTTCGCTAGCTTGTTTTCTTTGTACACCATCTCGTGGTTTTATTGGTTTTTAGTATGTATCGTTCCCAGATGTTACACCAAGAAGGTAAAGTTTGACGGACGCTTCAGCTTGGCCTTCTAGAGTAGAATGCGATACCGTCATCGGGCCTCGCTCGCATAGGCTTCGCAGTCGGTAGCCTGGACTTGTTTCTCGGTGGACGCCTCAACCGTGCAGCGCGGAAAGGACAgtttgtgcacgtaacattggccgttttaagctatcctagaatgcctagtgcGAGTACTGTTGCGAAGTGCCCGCCACGCCATAATTCATCACTTTGTGAATTGGCACACTACCCagtacgcatccgtaaggcagtACGCGCATTTACTCAGCTGCGTACTTATTCATGCTGTTGCTGGTGATGATAAGTTATGCCTGAGTGTTCTATAATGGGTGGCCTTTATACCACCCACTCGTCATGGAAGCTTCTGTGTATTAAGCCGCCGGTATTAGGAAGCTAAATATGGAAGCTCTAGTGCACGGTGTTTTAAGCCGTTATCAAACAGTTGCTGCTCCTGGTAATGTCGACGATGCGTACGTGGTTCCCCCGGTTCTCGCGGATGGTGCTAGACAATCTCCAGAGGCGGAGACTCGGAGCGAATTTGGCTGTAAATAATGACGAAGCGAAGTGATTGAACGGATAACGGCACGCCCAATTATCTCATTGACAGAACGAGTGCAGCTTTGTGCTTCGTATCGCTGATATGAGCCTGTCGTGCACCTCCATTATTagcaaactgagaaaaaaaaaatcgcatgcATACAGCGATAAGCGATAACTTTCGTGGTCAAGCCCATTTGAAATGGACGTTATTTAAATTATCAGATGTTAATTTGCTCCTGTTTATTAGTTTTAGTGCGTATTTTAGGTTGTAATTGTAATTTTGCTGTATAGCAAGTACACCAGGCTGATATCGGGGCTCAGTTACATACATATGCATGTTGGCGAGTTCTATATCTCAGAAGTGAATGTATTAATGTTCACGCTGCTCTTTTTTTGAAGATGTATTTATGGAAAAAAGACATACTCGGACGTTTTGGCGGAGGAGTTATACGTGGTCGAGGGGTTGGAGGAGGCGGAGGGGGCCTCACAGGTGGTGCCGATCTGACTGGACGAGTCTTCGGACCAGTCATAGGACCTCCAGCAAGAACGCATCCTTGTCTACCATCTCGTAGCGTTCCCAAAAGAGAAATAATGCACAGAAGAGCCCCAACGTTAAAGAAAAGGTTTCTCATTGTTACTGGCACGGAGTTACACAATAGTTCCCTGTTCCCTCTTATATCTGTTTTCCCTTGCTATTGTTAAGGTGACGCGCAGAAAAGTCACTTTCAGCACTTGGAACGTCTTTGTTACCTTCTCTCCCTCTATCTCTCTATGATGAAAAGCATTGTTTTTCACTTGCAGCACCAGGCTTTGGTTTGTGTGAACTAAGACGTAatgattagagaccggattttaggcaaatgcctattttgttccttgcgctcttatcgccccactttgatatatgagcatgaattagaggttaagatgtggttttatagtgtttttagagtgcctataaatgcctatttttggcgtgtGTGCCtgaatgcttacaaatgcctctaaatgcctattttcgaaattggcgcttatatgaacgctatttagcctcaagtttagctcccgggtgcagtttgagatcATTTTCATGTcaccgcgcaacactgactgttcggaagtATGGGGTTAAACCTAGTCCTTTAGTTCAagcaactcccggaaacaaccgctagcaggaGTAAAGTAGGACACGCCAGCGAGTattcgccgccgcactgacatggcgcgagtggtTGACGAATGCGAGACCACGGAGACCGCTTCAGTGGAAacgagagtgaagagcaaaaaagagaaaggaaaattgGATGTGCAtgcggcttttgttttctttgtaatttactttgtcaGGTGTTCACTGCActagcgtaggcagaaatatttttcggatgagcggggggggggtcaaccatacattacgtatgttcgtgcgtgcgtttgtatgtgtgcgtgtatatttacACATGCAGAACTGAACCCCTGAAGACACCCCAcactcccctggctacgccagtggttcccTGGCAGGGGCTATATGCGATTCTACTCGGCCTGTAGGagaaatccctcccttctggtattTTAGCGATCTGGGTATACCTgttcctgctctgcccttctcattCCTGCCAAAAAGACACCCAGCAGTGTCTTCATTCGAGAGagaacacttgactcaccgtgcagaacacgggagaaaCCGTGTTCTgggaaccgtgcgggacaaagcacaattgcacggctatgttcagctgttggcgcctttgtgccagtggcgtagccaggggggggggggcgacacctggcccgtgcccccccccccgaacatttTTTCCGAAGGGATACacggcacaaaatgacactcgacctcacttacctgcccagacccaatgtcggatcaaggaggtgccccccctccccctaaacaAATTTCGGCCTACGCCACTGCTTTGTGCCGTCTTAAGCAATAACACTTTTGTTTTCTTGTcatagatagaggtcgcgcacgtcttcgtttgaaattatttgcatttatgtgaaaatttattgcgcctatatttacgattttggaagcctaaaacgatGTTTTgcttgcctatttttggcgcctaaaacgagctttttaatgcctaaaatccggcctctagtaatgaTACTTGCAAAAATCACTGGTTTTGAATCATTTGAATTGGTGAAACTAAAAGAAACCAAGGACGCCGCCTTATCTTCACTTTGTTCACTTACGGCCATATTTCGCTCGCATGACTCCACGGGTGAAAATAAATGCTCCCTAATACCACCAGCATTATAAAACCACAACAAAGTAATGAAGACTTCAGAAAAGCGATTGGAGGACTAGTCAAAATATTAAGCACGTCATTTTGAACTGTTTTGAATGTGCGCGTACCAAAGTAAATGTGTTGTGCCTTCAGTGCATGTCTTAAATGCAGAGACTATCGCTTTTGCGTGCAGCAGACGTCAGAAGCCACTGAACGAACAATAAGcaatcataattttcatgttctCCACACTAAATACATTTCGTTCAATGTAGGCAAAAGATTTACTTATTGTAGCGTAAAAGCAAGTTTTTCTATAAACGTTTCCGCCATTTGTTCTTTCATATGAGCGAAGTGCAGTAGGGGCATTGCTTACCAATTGTTCAAATCTTGCGTTTCAAGAGTCGCTGTCACGGGATTGACACGTGCTAAAATATCCTTCAATTTTTTTATAGGGGACTAATGTCGCCAGCTCAGTCTTGCCGGGCGAACAAACACACGCGTTTACAGCTCGCAAACGGAGGGTAGTCTGACGTTTATTCAACAATGAAACACATTCCACCGCGTGGCGGCTGGGCGTCGAGGTGCTGGGCATCATTTTGCCATCACCAGGAAAGCAGAAGGCCTAACGACAATAAGACGGGGGGAACAGGTTCAAAGAACGGGAAAATCGCCCAATAACCCGTAGTATTGCAATTAcagtaatgaaattacagtaattaTGTTACTTTTTGCAGTAGGCAGTAATGTGGTGATTTCCTTCACGCGAATTAGTTCAAAAAACTGCTCACTGCTTTCCCAATTGATTTTGACATAAGTATAGCATGTCGGTTTCCCTTATGAAATAAACAAAAACTAAGGCAGCTTTGCGCTAGTACCTCCAAGCCCAAGGGAAGTGCGGAGCTGTGTCTGTTTCTAAGGCTTCTCtgtctctgcttatttctatttctttctttctctctctatatatactgCTATTTCTTGCtccttctgcctttctttctcccccatttctctcccctttctctctctcttttctatttctcgcttcctcttttttcttatctctgtctctttctatctatagatttctctctgcttctttccatTTATCTCTTTTTGTCgttctttctgtttctgttattcttccctttctttctctctgttttctctctttctatcttgttctttgctcgctcccctcctcctcagcttcactccccccccccctcattgttatattatactatacaaggttatgttatgctctcctagcgtgcctggatagcctagcGGTTACCATGCTTGCCTTGGAATCGTAGTTGCGCGGGTTCATAAACTTTCTTCTAACAAACCTCGTC comes from Rhipicephalus sanguineus isolate Rsan-2018 chromosome 7, BIME_Rsan_1.4, whole genome shotgun sequence and encodes:
- the LOC119400349 gene encoding acrosin-like, translating into MRNLFFNVGALLCIISLLGTLRDGRQGCVLAGGPMTGPKTRPVRSAPPVRPPPPPPTPRPRITPPPKRPRDNYKAPNGQTHSGGRSRSRHKYKAPNGQTHSGGRSRSPEDPEKRKRRLERVSRIM